Below is a window of Desulfuromonas sp. TF DNA.
GCCGTGCAGCAGCGCATGAATGCTCAGGGCCAGCTCGGATGACAACCGGTAGATATCGAGCCTGACGCCTCCTGCAAGAGAATGGGTAAAGATGCGGGCGAGGGCGCCGCGGGCGGTCAGTCGATCCCCGGATCCCTCGAAAAGCGCGCTGATCATCTTTCCCCGGGCATAGATGACGATGGCCTCCCCGCCCCGGCCTTCGAATCGCAGATACCCGGAGAAGCCGCTTCCACTCAGTTTTGAAAAGGCATCGGGTAGATTAATCCGGCTGGGATCGATATTCTCTTTTACGGGATTTCCCCGGGGGAGCAGGATCATGGACGAACCTCGGACAGTCGCAATGGATTCAAGGAAATAATCTGAGGTTATTAATGTATTTGCTTCTCCTTGTCAAGAAATGATCCGGCCCGGCGGTCCAATCTCAGCGAGGCCGGCGAGCCAGGACCACCCCCGTATCGTCACTCACCTTGAGCACGTGCGGCTCCTCGAACCCCTGCTCGGCCATCCACCCGGCGATCTCCGGGCCGCTGTAGGACCGTCCCCCTTCGGTCATGACCAGCATGTGCACGGCAAAGAGAGCGGCATTCATCGGTGAGGTCTTCTCTTCGTCGAGGAGAAACTCATGGACCATCAGCTGTCCGCCGGGATTCAGAGCCCGCCAGGCCTTCTCGATCAGCATCCGGCACCCTTCCTCGTCCTGGGAATGGAAGACCTGGGAGATCCAGATGGCGTCAATCCCGCTCCCCAGTTCGTTGCGGTGGAAATCCCCGGGGAGCAGACGGACCCGGTCGAGCATCCCCCTGGACGCGAGTTTTTCCCGTCCGACTTCCAGGGCTCCCGGCAGGTCGAAGAGGCGCACCTCCCGCAGGTTCTCATGGGCCTCGAGAAACGCCGCGGCATAGGTGCCGGGGCCTCCTCCTACGTCGAGCAGGACGCGGGCCTCTCCCAGGTCCAACTGCCGCACCACCTGGGGCGCCAGGTCCCGGGTGACGTCGTCCATGCCGCGAATGAAGTCGCGGGTCCACTCCTCCCTCTCCCCGAGGATGGCGGCCTCCCGTGACTCGGCGGGTCGGCCGGTGCGCAGCACCTCGGGGAGCCCGTTCCAGGCCTCCCAGCAGTGATGGATATGCTTGAAGATGCTGCCGCGGTATCCTGCCCCGCCGGCAAGAAACTCTTCGGCGACGGG
It encodes the following:
- a CDS encoding methyltransferase, which codes for MKIESFRDLQRLAHGFQMAKVFFTANDLDLFSRLEKGREAAELAYELQVDGRALSLLLNALVALDLLRKEGELYLNGPVAEEFLAGGAGYRGSIFKHIHHCWEAWNGLPEVLRTGRPAESREAAILGEREEWTRDFIRGMDDVTRDLAPQVVRQLDLGEARVLLDVGGGPGTYAAAFLEAHENLREVRLFDLPGALEVGREKLASRGMLDRVRLLPGDFHRNELGSGIDAIWISQVFHSQDEEGCRMLIEKAWRALNPGGQLMVHEFLLDEEKTSPMNAALFAVHMLVMTEGGRSYSGPEIAGWMAEQGFEEPHVLKVSDDTGVVLARRPR